Genomic DNA from Phaeobacter porticola:
CCGTCCTGCGTGGGCAAGTTGAGCAAGGATTTTCGCACCACCACTCTTGCCTGCTGCGGCAAGCGCTGAAACGCGCTTCATGTCCGAACTGGGGTCCAATACAAAGTTGCCAGCATGTTCGAGATGCATCCGATCAACGGGTGTGTTCCCTGTGATCAAAAGCGCGGCCCCCCCTTTGCTCCATTGCGCAAAGAGGTCAATCTGGGCCTGCGTGGGATTGTTGTATTCGTCCGCAAGCGCTTCCGACATTGCGGATTTTACGATGCGATTTTTCAGTGTGACACTGTTTGGCAGCGTCAAGTGTTGGCCGATATTCATAACTACAGTTCCTCCGCCAGTATTTTCAGGGCTGCTTTGATCGCGTCTTCGTTACGTCTGTAAAAGGTCCATTGCCCATGCCGTTCTGATGTAACAAGCCCAGCGTCTTTGAGCAGGCGCATGTAGGTCGAGATTGTTGATTGTGAGAGGTTTGCCCTCTCCTGAATATAGCCGACGCAGACCCCGCTCAGGTCAGCGTGTTCCGGCAGGGCTGGTGGGAAATTGGAGCGATCCTTGAGCCATGCCAAAATCTGGCGACGAACCGGGTTGTTGAGAGCCGACAGAGTTTTATCAATATCCATATATCGGTATATCGCGATATACTGTTTCAGAGTCAAGTGACCTGACTTAAGATTTTGAGAACGCCGCCGCTAGCACAATGCAGCAACGTGGTAGCCGTGAGCTCGGAACGGGCATTCCGCCCCGAGCCTCAGGGTCATGATCTGCACCAGCGCATACAATAGGCTGACGTCATCGCGCCCTGTTTTTGCGCT
This window encodes:
- a CDS encoding ArsR/SmtB family transcription factor translates to MDIDKTLSALNNPVRRQILAWLKDRSNFPPALPEHADLSGVCVGYIQERANLSQSTISTYMRLLKDAGLVTSERHGQWTFYRRNEDAIKAALKILAEEL